The Lactuca sativa cultivar Salinas chromosome 2, Lsat_Salinas_v11, whole genome shotgun sequence genome includes the window attatAAAAATGCAACTAATAACTTATGAAATTTCAAATGATTAAAAGCAATTTCAATTTTGTGGTGACTCTCCTAATCATTCAAGTAACCCTCAACTTGATTGTTTGAATTATGCACTGTCTTAACTAGTACTAAAAATCATTAACAAGCTCTAATAATCTTCTTTTAtcaaaaattttaacaaaaacatGCTCTTTGAATTAAACCTTACTTTTTATTAACTTAACTGAACAAGctcttatttaatttacaaaagtAGCATTAATCACAATGTAAAATTCCTAGTAAAGTTTAAAGTTCAATAGTTATCATTGGCTCAGAAGCATAACAACTTGTTCAATTAGTTTATGTTATAATTAAATCTTAGCATAGAACCAATCTAATATTCGTTACTTATTAGTGATTAATTAAGACAATTACGGATCCTAACAACCAATTAACTAGAATGATTTATTAACAATTCAACTGACCAACAAAAactgaatcaaaatcaaacattattTAAACACAAAACTGATCAAACTAGACAGTATtcacaataaaaaaaatcaagcCTAATGATTACTTGCACGAAAAGTTGAGTCAATGTGAaattgaaatctagggtttttagCATATCATGGCAAGAAATTGATTACAAATGGTAAAAATAAAGTCTAAATGACAAGTCTTACTAAACAAGATGAATGAGTCAAACTGCAATCTTAAGATCTGGAAAATCGCCGAAAAACTTCATAAAATCGCCAGAAATATCATCTGCAGCAGCCTTCGGTTCGACTGAGAAGACATCACTTATTTATATAGCAGGCTTGGCAATAAATAAAGGCTCTGGCGAGAAGCATGACCTTTGCTTAGGAGGCACGACCCGTGTTTAGAGGCGGAATGAATCCATGCGTAACTAAATGAAGTACATTGCCAAAATGAGACTTTTTTCAGGAGCACGGGCATGAAGCATGACCCGTGCTTGAGTAACTACATTGTGCCTTTCAGACGCAAAATAACAATCTTTTAAATCTCGAAAAATTAGGACATTTGTCATCGAGGAGTAAGCACGACCCATACTTGGGTAGCACGAACTGTGCATGGCCATCGCAGGTCAGACTCCAGAAAATACCACTCAGAAATTGCCAGCTCAAGTGCATGAATGAAGCACGACCCGTGCTTGATATTTTTTCGCATTTAAGGGTCAAAACGTCATTCCAAGCTACTTTCTTCCATTATCTAGCATCATCGGGTACGTTTACCTCCAGCTAAGCTCCAATGCTCCACTCTTACATCCAAAGTCCAACTCCGCATCAAAATCCctaaaaaatacattaaaatataaacagtaCGGGCATTCTTACAAGAAAAAGGCATTGCTCAAATTTTACTAAAAACATGGTTACAAATGCCAAAAAATACGATATAGAATCAGATTAAATATAACCAAAATTTTGCACAAAAATACATCCAATAGTGGTACCCCTAATGCTTACATTTTTTATACTATATGACTCGTAAAGTTAATTTGAAGCTTAACATTGTTGTCACGTCATGTCTCACgctatttagaaccttgattgaAATTAAGAGCATCTACAATATATAATTTCATGAAACAGATGGATAAGATGGAATGCTTAGTTAAATCCAACTAAgggtgtcgaacgggtaaaattttcgggtttcgggtagaacgggtatttccttaagaaaataatacccgatacccgacctatattgtaattcgggttttcgggtttcgggtattcgggtttgaggtcgggttgggtaattatcgggtatacccgaaaatttcttaaatgacacttattgataaaaaattttacatgttggttggtttaataaagaatcGGGTAGAAAAATACTCCATACAATTAATaagtacatatataataacaatacaaatcattataatatgttatgtacttttttaattccATTCCGTGCGATAGTGAGAAATTGAGAATTATGATGACGGTTTAGGACTTCAGCTTCAACGTCGTATTCCATTTGCAAGTTTGCTTCGACTGTCGAGTCGCcgttcataagaaggaaacgaatgtttttgttttatttgaagtgtgcgtacgtgactgcattgtatatttggtattatttaaaaaatgaattcgggtattcgggtatacccgaaaataaatattcatacctaaaacccgacctatatCATTATCGGGTTAAgctattacccgaatgttcatacccattacccgttctacccgaattcgAAAACGGGTCGGGTGGGTAGAACCGGTTTCGGGTTTTTTCGACAGGCCTAAATCCAACTATAATGGGATGTTAAGTTGACATTTAACAATTGAgtttttttgaaacaaaaaagAAACACTCTAAATAATCTTATTTCTAGACTACATTTTTGTTTGCTATGGGACTTGAACCTCATCCCCTTAGGGGAGAGACACATTTTCAAACACCTCATACAGCTAGGCCAAGAGGCCTTCGGTATAGAGGAGTTTAATGACCATTAAACAGTTCAATGAGATTCTTTTTCAATGATATGGaatgtcatgtcataaatgagTTCTTTTAAATATGTTCTATTGAAATTTTGTAAAGTTCAatgtattttatgaaaaactgGAAGAATTTTTTGAAAAGTAGAATGATAATGTTACAATCTGGAATATTGTATAGAAGTCAATGCATCGTAGATGCCTAAGTCGCCATTTAACGATCTTATTATGTTTACAAAACATACATTTAACCCATAGATTCTATAATAATTTGGTTGATACGTCTATCATATATATGAAAAAGAAAGCTTAGTATTATGATCATGAGATGGACCTTCACATGAACAAATAATATACATATTATCGAGGTTCTAATGTTGTCATTGTGATGTCATCGACGGAAGCTAGATTAAGTTGAGGCAAACTTCCTTTGGCAAAAAATGCAGGTTGTTTAGGTTGAGGCAATGCACCTTCTTTATCAAACATCAAAACGACAGATGACATAGTTGGTCTATCTTTTGCAAAATGTTGGACACATAAAAGACCGATATGTACTGAGCGAAGTACTTCGGAGGCTACACATGACTCACGCATATGCGCAGCAAGCAACTCCATCGCCATGCCTTCATCAAAAAGTCTCCACGCCTAAAAAACCGAAATAAGCCGCAAAACAATCATCTTCTATGTAAACTAAATTTTATTCGATGATATTTAAAAGAATAATCGCATTGGAGAAGTAGAAGAAAAAATTGATGGACAAATTTGCAAATAGTTGTAACTTGACAGGGaaagttttgatgttaaaaaGAAAACTCTAACGTTTTGAGTCCAACAACTAAAAAACCCTTTTCAAGCGTTACAAAACTTACATGTGCAAGAAGATTATCACTGTCATTCTGATGAGAGAATCCTCTATTTTTTTTCCCACTCACAATTTCCAACACAagaacaccaaaactgaagacaTCTGATTTTTCTGAGAAAATCCCATCTACAGCATATTCTGGTGCTATGTAACCCCTGAAGGAAAATTTATGGAGATTTAAACATATGACTTGAAGAAGTAAAATTTATAAAGAAAGTTGCATGGTTAATTTATGAATTCTTACAAAGTTCCAACTACATTGTTCGTATTTGCTTCATTTTCATGTTCTCTAAACATTCTTGCAAGACCAAAGTCTGATATCTTTGGGTTCATGTCAACATCCAACAAAATATTGCTTGTTTTGAGATCTCGATGAACAATTTTAAATCGTGAATCTTGATGAAGATAAAGGAGTCCTCGAGCAATCCCATGAATGATACGAAAACGATCTGACCAACCTAGTATGAAACTTTTGATTTTATCTGCACAACATAAGTTATCAGTATGATTTACCTtaagaaaaaattgaaaaacaagcAATTAAGGCGAAGAAACATGTTTCATAGACTGTAGAGTTGTACCAAATATGAATGAGTCCAGACTTTTGTTAGGCATGTACTCGTATATTAACATGTTTTCATCTCCTTGAATGCAGTATCCCAAAAGCTTTACAAGATTTCGATGTTGAAGCTTAGCAATGAATTTAACTTCATTTTTAAACTCTCCAATTCCCTGTCTTGAAGTTTTGGATAATCTTTTCACAGCTATTTCTCGTCCGTCATCAAGCACACCCTAAAGATCAAAGGGTATTTCAGATATTGAACAAAAAAAATAAGATTCTGTTTAACAAATATAAAATCAATTAAACGTTTATGAGAATAAAAAGAACTACTGGTAGCTGTTGACAGTCTTACCTTGTAAACAGGACCAAAACCACCTTGTCCAAGTTTTTTGTCATTTGCAAAATCATTAGTGGATTTCGATATCTTAGTCAGGCTAAAAGCCGTTAACTCTGTATCATCATCTTGGCTATCCATGATATACTCTTCATCAATGGTTTGAACTAGTACATGCAAATGGTAACAAACCAAACTAATATATGTTAAATGAACGATTCACATTTCAaattattattgttgacattTACTCTATAAATAACCAAAATAATTACCTGGTATTTTTTTCACTCGTGATCTTTTATTTTTTCTCCTACCATACAAGATTGCTAAAATCAAGATCACCATAACAAGAATAGATAAGATCGACACCACCACTATGATTGTTTGCCTCTTTTTGTTGGAACCAGCTGGTCTGGAGGTAAATTCCGGTATTGATTGAACTATTAGCAAAAACATAACAAATTAATAATCTTTGAAACCTTGAACGAACATGAGCTGTTATTTGTCAAAAGAACCGGTAAGATTGTCAAAAAAAATACACATTAAAAACCCAAACTGGATCTTTGAAAGTCGTTTATTATCATGAAATTAAAATCAGCTTCTACCTGTCAAGTCGGAGACAGCCATTCTTACAAAAAGGTCCTGGCTTTCATCCACTGTTCGGATATCCATTAGATCACCGAACCACAGCAAGCATCCGCTTCCGTTCATTCGAATATCAATATTCGAATACGCGTTACACGAGCAATTCTGCTTGCATGCTGTCTCACATTCACCAAGTGTCATGCTCCTATTGAACCATGCACGCCGAGTGTCTGGCAATTTAACATTATTAAACACACGAAAGCCATCCCCATTCGAACAACTTAAAGCTGTTCTACGGCGACACCCACTTGACCACTGGGATGCACTCCATTCGTCTGGGTTTCGTGGTTCGAACCCTTCCATACAACTACAAAGAGGTGAGTTCTTTGGGTCGCACCTTCCATTTGAACCACATAGCGCGAAAAGGCTACACATGTCGATATTCGCGCTCGAGTATAGGAACCACATCTGTGTTCGTTCATTCCAGTTCATTCGTAACGGGATGCCTTCTGGAGTGAAGTAGATGCGGGTCACGACTGAAGTATTAACAAGTGTGAACCAATAGTACACCTCCTTATCATTCATAACAAAGTCGTGTGTGTATATGGAGTTTGAAATATGAGTAGGAATGCCATTGAACGTAAGACCATTCCATGGTCCAAACCTCGAGTAAGGAACAGAATCTCTTTCTACCCACAATTGTGGGTACCCGTTTGTATTCATCAACGCTTCATACAGGCCAGGTGAAGGATCGTCGACGCTCTTCCATGATGACAACCGCCTATCTAACCCAGAGATCAGGTCCTTCCCTAATTTTATCCCGGGAAGGAACATGTCTCCAGGGTGATCAAAACTTTGCCAAATCAAACTTCCTTCGCCACTTTGATCTCTAACAACAAGATTTCCAGGGTTCAAAAGTTGTGCCACCGGATTTATGGTTGGGGGAGATACCGGGCCAGGGTTAGATGACCAGACGACGGTGTTGTTGCTACCAGCGATAACCAATAGGGATCCGTTGGTGTCAACTCTGAAGACACCTGACGAGTCTCTTATTGGTGTCTCCCTGTTAGCAACCCATGCCACTGTCAGTGGGGATTTGTTCTTGTACCATATCCCCAAATACCGATTTGTAATGTTTCCGCGACTAAAAAACCCGAGTTCATACATTTCATCGGCTGAAACAAGGGTATCCCCATCACGGAGAGTTTGATTAGCTGTTATGGTGTCTTGTGCCCTACAAATTCCCAAATAAGACATCAGGAGAccaaaaaataagaaataatgaaggATCTCCATTGAAGTTTTCTTTGGAGAATTGTTAATTCATTTTTTCTTCAACTGCAGATTGTTAATTTATTTGGAATATATTCATTTTGTCAAAGAAGGCTGTGAGGCTAAGGGTTGACCTGATGAGTGGTTCTCCAAGATTTTGCTCCAGAATTTGGACTTAGACAGGAGCATGCATTTGGTCGTCGACACCAGCACCACACCCCACTTGCTACGTCGGTCATGAGGTTACCTCTGACTTTTTTGGAATTCAATCCAAGGTTTAAGCTTATGGGAATGAATAGTACAAAAAAAATCCTATTATTGACAGCTAATTCGGCGGATTTCAATGGGGACCAAAATTTTACAGAAAAACAAAAAATCCCGTGGataatttttaagaaaaataggACAATTACATCAAAATTATAATTtaacattgtatttttttttttgtcaaaatatgtgtttttaatCTTTTACACTTGACCAGTTAATCCAGTTACCTGTTGATGTGGCATAATGAtatgtcagttttgatgacgtagCATGCTGACATGACATGCTGATGTGTCAAATTTGAATTATTTCCCGAGACACTaaattttcactttttttttttttttttttttttcattttgatacTAAGTTTagttttttctttcaatttcaacaatctgtttttttttttttcaaaatcgaatatcattttttccaattttatCTAATGTTGCCatttttccatttgaaaccgtataaagatttttttaatacattttaaaccgtatagatacttttttttcttttaaaagacataattttgtataaatacaaggtttttttacattcaaaccgtaattttatgtataaatatgtattagttatataaaaaactttattttatattGAACATGTAACTTTAAAATGAATTTGGAGGTTTGaagtgtaacatcctgtttcccgTCATTTTATATTTCAGGGTCGTGAGTCGGCAGTCGATTGTGTAAAAGCTTTGGACCTTAAGGTGGTAAATATTAGACCTTGTGGAAGGAGGCAATGATGGATGAGAGATCTaacccttgaattgtgttttgggccgATGGGTAAAAAGGTAAAAGGCATAGGTCGGGGtccttgcatgaaatatggatttttgtttgagAAGTTTTTAGCCCAAGATATTTAGATATTATTGTAGAGCTCTTCAACATCTTTctatggatataaaaaacgttgaaaacggagttgaaaGGAAGAAGTTATGGCCGTTTGAGGCTGTGGTGATTTTTGGGCTAGCCACGAACGCTGGGCTTACAGGGAGTACCCTTGGCGTACTAAGGTGTCCCAAATACACTAGGCGTATCAGGAGTACGTGATCAGTACCTAAACgctattttcgtggtttgagccatatttaagctccttaacttccccaaacccactccattcttatcctccacctctccaacacccacTCTTGAAATTCTAACCCTAGTTTGAACCTTGTGAGCAAAAAggtgttttaagtgctttggagtgttcttggtgttaaataaggtgtctaagtccataactatttctggtatgtacttgacccgacccgacatggtcaatttgggttgcatggcaccatgcaattggatagactaaatgagagaaataacacttgtggtttattaatatattataagttctaatatattaataatattatttaattagtttgatcaagaattaattaagtgatcaaaagataactaattgaatatatgggttgattatgtaaatcatccataacttatatagtgggctaagaggctccatggataatcaagttgggttaaacccattggatgctccatggaggcccCATGGGAGTTACATACCCATGGGTCATgcaaatgaagagtcatgacacattagggtttacatggtgtaaccctaaatgtgtcaacactatatatagctcatgtttctcccaaaatcggctagacatgcatgcttgagggctagagccgattttcgagtgttacactttctctccaagtttacttcatagcatttggtgttgtgtgacgcattttaggcatcacacttggggtgctaggctcacaaggtttcaaggatcaaaatcaacaaggtatgtagttctatctttcatttaagttaaaattgttccccatgtatgctagataggatcataaccttggaaatcaactttgcatgagaattagacaaaaatagatccaaggttattagggttgcatgtacacttaggaagtgttagaatgctcaaaacccatcagtggtatcagagcctaggcttgtttgtttgatacttgatgcaaaattgttgaaaaaagtcgattttgtgcaatctgcctgatgaactcgccgagtccatggggggactcgccgagttcacgtgtatcttcatcctactcttCGAGTAGGTTTgtgcacttgacgagtaggagcctcagaatgca containing:
- the LOC111917961 gene encoding G-type lectin S-receptor-like serine/threonine-protein kinase At4g27290; the encoded protein is MEILHYFLFFGLLMSYLGICRAQDTITANQTLRDGDTLVSADEMYELGFFSRGNITNRYLGIWYKNKSPLTVAWVANRETPIRDSSGVFRVDTNGSLLVIAGSNNTVVWSSNPGPVSPPTINPVAQLLNPGNLVVRDQSGEGSLIWQSFDHPGDMFLPGIKLGKDLISGLDRRLSSWKSVDDPSPGLYEALMNTNGYPQLWVERDSVPYSRFGPWNGLTFNGIPTHISNSIYTHDFVMNDKEVYYWFTLVNTSVVTRIYFTPEGIPLRMNWNERTQMWFLYSSANIDMCSLFALCGSNGRCDPKNSPLCSCMEGFEPRNPDEWSASQWSSGCRRRTALSCSNGDGFRVFNNVKLPDTRRAWFNRSMTLGECETACKQNCSCNAYSNIDIRMNGSGCLLWFGDLMDIRTVDESQDLFVRMAVSDLTVQSIPEFTSRPAGSNKKRQTIIVVVSILSILVMVILILAILYGRRKNKRSRVKKIPVQTIDEEYIMDSQDDDTELTAFSLTKISKSTNDFANDKKLGQGGFGPVYKGVLDDGREIAVKRLSKTSRQGIGEFKNEVKFIAKLQHRNLVKLLGYCIQGDENMLIYEYMPNKSLDSFIFDKIKSFILGWSDRFRIIHGIARGLLYLHQDSRFKIVHRDLKTSNILLDVDMNPKISDFGLARMFREHENEANTNNVVGTLGYIAPEYAVDGIFSEKSDVFSFGVLVLEIVSGKKNRGFSHQNDSDNLLAHAWRLFDEGMAMELLAAHMRESCVASEVLRSVHIGLLCVQHFAKDRPTMSSVVLMFDKEGALPQPKQPAFFAKGSLPQLNLASVDDITMTTLEPR